A genomic stretch from Halalkalicoccus subterraneus includes:
- the metG gene encoding methionine--tRNA ligase has translation MSHDDYPTDHPAVVTCGLPYANGDLHIGHLRTYVSGDTLARSLRRLGQQTAFVSGSDMHGTPVAVNAEKKGVTPEEFALEYHETYAATFPEFGIEFDNYGHTHDDTNTELTREFVREWIENDHIYEKEIQVAWDPEVDQPLPDRFVEGTCPYCGEKARGDECDEGCQRHLEPGEIEDPVSTITGNPAEYRAREHEFLRLSDFQEYLKGFLGRLEGTDNARNQPKEWVEGELQDLCITRDMDWGIEYPGEGKEDLVLYVWVDAPIEYVASTKQYSERVGEEVFDWTEPWRDGDGELIHVIGRDIIQHHTVFWPSMLRGAGYNEPRAVMASGFVNLDGKAFSTSRNRAIWADDYLAEGFDPDLLRYYLVTTGGFQQDVDFSWERFQERVNGELVGNFGNFVYRSLLFAHRNFEGTPAADVSEEVLAEIDDAMEEFRDGLNDYSLREASQTGIRLSRFGNEYIQRNEPWKLVDENPEEAAQVIRDCVQLAKAAAVLLEPILPHAAERLWAQLEEGGSVHGARLKDCLDAPPENFGEPEALFEKVEDERVEALNEKLEERVDTANADANEEETVDDGGEDAPEAPTGLEPLSEDRIGFEEFQDLDVRVGEIELAEGIEGADDLARLEVNIGVETRQIVAGIKRLHDLDTLPGTRVVILANLEPAELFGVESNGMLLAAGEDADLLTTLGDSEPGTKIR, from the coding sequence ATGAGCCACGACGACTATCCGACGGATCACCCCGCGGTGGTCACCTGCGGGCTGCCCTACGCCAACGGCGACCTGCACATCGGTCATCTGCGCACCTACGTCAGCGGGGACACCCTCGCACGCTCGCTGCGCCGCCTCGGCCAGCAAACGGCGTTCGTCAGCGGGTCGGACATGCACGGGACCCCAGTGGCGGTCAACGCCGAAAAGAAGGGTGTGACGCCCGAGGAGTTCGCGCTGGAGTACCACGAGACGTACGCGGCGACCTTCCCCGAGTTCGGCATCGAGTTCGACAACTACGGGCACACCCACGACGACACCAACACCGAACTCACCCGGGAGTTCGTCCGCGAGTGGATCGAGAACGACCACATCTACGAGAAGGAGATCCAGGTGGCGTGGGACCCCGAGGTCGACCAGCCCCTCCCCGACCGATTCGTCGAGGGGACCTGTCCCTACTGCGGGGAGAAGGCCCGCGGCGACGAGTGTGACGAGGGTTGTCAGCGTCACTTGGAGCCCGGCGAGATCGAGGACCCCGTCAGCACGATCACCGGGAACCCCGCCGAATACCGCGCCCGCGAACACGAATTTCTGCGGCTCTCCGACTTCCAGGAGTATCTCAAGGGCTTTCTCGGTCGTCTGGAGGGCACCGACAACGCGCGTAATCAGCCAAAGGAGTGGGTCGAGGGCGAGCTGCAAGACCTCTGTATCACCCGCGACATGGACTGGGGGATCGAGTACCCCGGCGAGGGCAAGGAGGACCTCGTGCTGTACGTCTGGGTCGACGCGCCCATCGAGTACGTCGCGAGCACCAAACAGTACTCCGAGCGGGTCGGCGAGGAAGTCTTCGACTGGACCGAGCCGTGGCGGGACGGCGACGGGGAGTTGATCCACGTCATCGGTCGGGACATCATCCAGCACCACACCGTCTTCTGGCCCTCGATGCTCCGCGGGGCGGGCTACAACGAGCCCCGGGCGGTGATGGCGAGCGGGTTCGTCAATCTGGATGGAAAGGCGTTCTCGACCTCCCGGAACCGGGCGATCTGGGCCGACGACTATCTGGCGGAGGGCTTCGACCCCGACCTACTCAGGTACTACCTCGTGACCACGGGCGGCTTCCAGCAGGACGTCGACTTCTCGTGGGAGCGCTTCCAAGAGCGGGTCAACGGCGAGCTGGTGGGGAACTTCGGGAACTTCGTCTACCGGTCCCTCCTGTTTGCCCACCGGAACTTCGAGGGCACGCCCGCGGCGGACGTCAGCGAGGAGGTGCTCGCGGAGATCGACGACGCGATGGAGGAGTTCCGCGACGGGCTGAACGACTACTCGCTTCGGGAGGCCAGCCAGACCGGGATCCGGCTCTCCCGGTTCGGTAACGAGTACATCCAGCGCAACGAGCCCTGGAAGCTGGTGGACGAGAATCCCGAGGAGGCAGCACAGGTCATCCGCGATTGCGTCCAGCTCGCGAAGGCCGCCGCCGTGCTGCTGGAGCCGATCCTCCCGCACGCCGCCGAACGCCTCTGGGCACAGTTGGAGGAGGGCGGCTCGGTCCACGGGGCTCGACTGAAGGACTGTCTCGACGCACCTCCTGAGAACTTCGGCGAGCCCGAGGCGCTGTTCGAAAAGGTCGAGGACGAGCGCGTCGAGGCGCTCAACGAGAAGCTCGAAGAGCGCGTCGACACCGCGAACGCGGATGCGAACGAGGAGGAGACCGTGGACGATGGCGGGGAGGACGCCCCCGAGGCGCCCACCGGGCTCGAACCGCTTTCGGAGGACCGGATCGGCTTCGAGGAGTTCCAGGACCTCGACGTCCGCGTCGGCGAGATCGAGCTCGCCGAGGGGATCGAGGGTGCCGACGACCTCGCACGTCTCGAAGTGAATATCGGCGTCGAGACCCGTCAGATCGTCGCCGGGATCAAGCGCCTGCACGACCTCGATACCCTACCGGGTACGCGGGTCGTGATCCTCGCCAATCTGGAGCCCGCGGAGCTGTTCGGCGTCGAGTCCAATGGGATGTTGCTCGCGGCGGGGGAGGACGCGGACCTGTTGACGACGCTTGGCGACAGCGAGCCGGGGACGAAGATCAGGTGA
- a CDS encoding universal stress protein, which yields MYTIVVGVDTDVERARTQAEAIVNLPGGEEISAILVHVFDSEDGDVESVDAVVEARAILEAAGIEVTTEGIGGDTGMAILDTAARRDADCLCVAGRKRSPTGKALFGSVTQDVIMGAERPTLVCSTEE from the coding sequence ATGTACACCATCGTCGTCGGCGTGGACACGGACGTCGAGCGCGCGCGTACACAGGCAGAAGCGATCGTGAACCTGCCGGGCGGTGAGGAGATCAGCGCGATCCTCGTCCACGTCTTCGACAGCGAGGACGGCGACGTCGAGTCGGTCGACGCCGTCGTCGAGGCCCGAGCGATCCTCGAGGCGGCCGGAATCGAGGTCACGACCGAGGGAATCGGCGGCGACACTGGAATGGCGATCCTCGACACCGCGGCGCGCCGCGACGCCGACTGTCTCTGTGTCGCCGGGCGGAAGCGAAGCCCGACCGGCAAGGCACTGTTCGGCAGCGTCACCCAGGACGTGATCATGGGTGCCGAGCGCCCTACGTTGGTCTGTAGCACCGAGGAATAG
- the mfnA gene encoding tyrosine decarboxylase MfnA: MQRADRAPGPQSFDRVLSSMCTEPHPAARRDAERFLATNPGDPASYPVVTDLEAEAIDYLGAIAGLEDPQGYVASGGTEANIQALRAARNLAREDGTSEVNVVAPESAHFSFRKAAGLLDVELRLVPTVDGRADLAAVEAAVDAETALVVGVAGTTEYGRVDPIAELAGIAGSVGARFHVDAAWGGFLLPFSDHDWSFSDADIDSMTIDPHKAGRAAIPAGGFLARDRETLDALAVETPYLESAGQASLTGTRSGAGVASTVAACEALWPDGYRETYERATTNAEWLAGEFKARGVAVVDPELPIVAADLPEELFETLRDAGWRVSRTGRGELRVVCMPHVTRTVLERFLDDLDSHR, encoded by the coding sequence ATGCAGCGGGCAGACCGTGCGCCGGGGCCACAGTCGTTCGACCGGGTGCTCTCCTCGATGTGTACGGAGCCACATCCGGCCGCCCGGCGGGACGCCGAGCGCTTTCTCGCGACCAACCCCGGCGATCCCGCGAGCTACCCCGTCGTCACCGACCTCGAAGCGGAAGCGATCGACTATCTCGGCGCGATCGCCGGGCTCGAAGACCCCCAGGGCTACGTCGCGAGCGGCGGCACCGAGGCCAACATCCAGGCGCTCCGTGCGGCCCGAAACCTCGCGCGCGAGGACGGAACCAGTGAGGTGAACGTCGTCGCCCCCGAGAGCGCCCATTTCAGTTTTCGGAAGGCCGCCGGACTGCTCGACGTGGAGCTTCGGCTCGTTCCCACTGTTGACGGCCGGGCGGACCTCGCGGCCGTCGAGGCCGCCGTCGACGCGGAGACGGCGCTCGTGGTCGGCGTCGCGGGCACAACCGAGTACGGCCGGGTCGACCCGATCGCCGAGCTGGCGGGGATCGCCGGGTCGGTGGGCGCTCGGTTCCACGTCGACGCGGCATGGGGCGGGTTCCTGCTTCCCTTCTCGGATCACGACTGGAGTTTTTCGGACGCCGACATCGACTCGATGACGATCGACCCCCACAAGGCCGGGCGGGCGGCGATCCCCGCCGGCGGGTTTCTCGCCCGCGACCGGGAGACCCTCGACGCGCTCGCGGTCGAAACGCCGTACCTCGAATCGGCGGGTCAAGCGAGCCTGACGGGCACGCGAAGCGGCGCGGGGGTCGCGAGCACGGTCGCCGCCTGCGAGGCGCTGTGGCCCGACGGCTATCGCGAAACCTACGAGCGCGCGACGACGAACGCCGAGTGGCTGGCCGGGGAATTCAAAGCGCGCGGCGTCGCGGTCGTCGACCCCGAACTCCCGATCGTCGCGGCGGACCTCCCCGAAGAGCTCTTCGAAACGCTTCGCGACGCTGGGTGGCGGGTCTCGCGGACGGGACGGGGGGAGCTTCGGGTGGTCTGTATGCCCCACGTCACGCGGACGGTCCTCGAGCGCTTTCTCGACGATCTCGACAGTCACCGGTAA
- the ppsA gene encoding phosphoenolpyruvate synthase: protein MAVRWLAEIGADDIEIVGGKGASLGELTGAGLPVPPAFIVTAGTYREFIENAGIDEELHEAVDVDVEDSKALANAQERANELVLGTPFPDELREEILAAYAEFEDDPFVAVRSSATAEDLPDASFAGQQETFLNVTEEDLLQRVKECWASLFTQRAIYYRKQQGFDSEDVNIAVVVQRMVDAEKSGVMFTSHPSTGDPRIILEAAWGLGEAVVSGSVSPDNYVVDRESGAVEEETIATKKIQCVRDEASGETIEEEVPEAKRNERVLADDEIAELIGLGERVEDHYDAPQDVEWAIVSGEVFMLQSRPITTIAGGEEEVEGADSGLMEGIADGNGGSLEYDERDSDGTDGEELVHGLGSSPGRASGAARIVTKLDQLDKVKEGDVIVTEMTTPDMVPAMKRASGIVTDEGGMTSHAAIVSRELGVPAVVGTSNGTKVIEDGQQITIDGERGSVEAGRASDEPEHEPVESVRPETPVKPMTATEVKVNVSIPEAAERAAATGADGVGLLRIEHMILSLGKTPQKFVAENGEQAYVDEIVNGIRGVADEFYPRPVRVRTLDAPTDEFRQLEGGGDEPREHNPMLGYRGIRRSLDRPDVFAYELRAFKRLYEMGYDNVEIMFPLVNDAEDVLAARRLMEEAGIDSERRSWGVMIETPASALSIEGMAEAGIDFASFGTNDLTQYTLAVDRNNENVADRFDELHPAVLELIESTIEKCREKDVNTSICGQAGSKPRMVQHLVNTGVSSISANIDAVRDVQHEAKRVEQKLVLDSIR from the coding sequence ATGGCAGTACGCTGGCTCGCGGAGATCGGCGCAGATGACATCGAGATCGTCGGCGGAAAGGGCGCCTCGCTCGGCGAGTTGACGGGTGCGGGCCTGCCCGTTCCGCCCGCCTTCATCGTCACCGCCGGGACCTACCGCGAGTTCATCGAGAACGCCGGGATCGACGAGGAACTACACGAGGCCGTCGACGTCGACGTCGAGGACTCGAAGGCCCTCGCGAACGCACAGGAACGCGCGAACGAACTCGTCCTCGGGACCCCGTTTCCGGACGAACTGCGCGAGGAGATCCTCGCGGCCTACGCCGAGTTCGAGGACGACCCGTTCGTCGCCGTCCGATCGTCGGCGACCGCAGAGGACCTGCCCGACGCCTCGTTTGCCGGCCAGCAGGAGACGTTTCTGAACGTCACCGAGGAGGACCTTCTCCAACGAGTCAAGGAGTGTTGGGCGTCGCTGTTCACCCAGCGGGCGATCTACTACCGTAAACAGCAGGGCTTCGACAGCGAGGACGTCAACATCGCGGTCGTCGTTCAGCGGATGGTCGACGCCGAGAAGTCGGGCGTGATGTTCACGAGTCACCCCTCGACTGGCGACCCGCGGATCATCCTCGAGGCCGCCTGGGGACTCGGCGAGGCGGTCGTTTCGGGCTCGGTTTCGCCGGACAACTACGTCGTCGACCGCGAGAGCGGCGCGGTCGAGGAGGAGACGATCGCGACGAAGAAGATCCAGTGCGTTCGCGACGAGGCAAGCGGCGAGACGATCGAGGAGGAGGTCCCCGAAGCAAAGCGAAACGAGCGGGTGCTCGCCGACGACGAGATCGCCGAGCTGATCGGGCTGGGCGAGCGCGTCGAGGACCACTACGACGCCCCGCAGGACGTCGAGTGGGCGATCGTCTCGGGGGAGGTGTTCATGCTTCAGTCGCGCCCGATCACGACGATCGCCGGCGGCGAGGAGGAGGTCGAGGGGGCGGACTCCGGGCTGATGGAGGGGATCGCCGACGGCAACGGCGGCTCGCTGGAGTACGACGAACGCGACAGCGACGGAACCGACGGCGAGGAACTCGTCCACGGGCTGGGTTCGAGCCCCGGGCGAGCGAGCGGCGCGGCCCGGATCGTCACCAAACTGGATCAGCTCGACAAGGTCAAGGAGGGCGACGTCATCGTCACCGAGATGACCACGCCCGACATGGTGCCGGCGATGAAGCGCGCCTCGGGGATCGTCACCGACGAGGGCGGGATGACCTCCCACGCCGCGATCGTTTCTAGAGAACTCGGCGTCCCCGCCGTGGTGGGAACGAGCAACGGAACGAAAGTCATCGAGGACGGCCAGCAGATCACCATCGACGGCGAACGGGGTAGCGTCGAGGCCGGCCGGGCGAGCGACGAACCCGAACACGAACCCGTCGAATCCGTCAGACCCGAAACGCCGGTCAAGCCGATGACCGCCACCGAGGTGAAGGTCAACGTCTCGATCCCCGAGGCCGCAGAACGGGCCGCAGCGACCGGCGCGGACGGGGTCGGATTGCTGCGGATCGAGCACATGATCCTTTCGCTGGGCAAGACCCCCCAGAAGTTCGTCGCCGAGAACGGAGAACAGGCCTACGTCGACGAGATCGTGAACGGGATCAGGGGTGTGGCCGACGAGTTCTATCCCCGTCCCGTCAGGGTCCGAACCCTCGACGCCCCGACCGACGAGTTCCGCCAACTCGAGGGCGGCGGGGACGAGCCCCGCGAACACAACCCGATGTTGGGCTATCGTGGTATCCGCCGGAGCCTCGATCGGCCCGACGTCTTCGCGTACGAACTTCGGGCGTTCAAACGCCTCTACGAGATGGGCTATGACAACGTCGAGATCATGTTCCCGCTCGTGAACGACGCCGAGGACGTGCTCGCCGCGCGCCGCCTGATGGAGGAGGCGGGTATCGACTCCGAGCGCCGGTCGTGGGGCGTGATGATCGAGACGCCTGCAAGCGCGCTCTCGATCGAGGGGATGGCCGAGGCCGGCATCGACTTCGCCTCCTTCGGTACCAACGACCTCACCCAGTACACGCTGGCAGTCGACCGCAACAACGAGAACGTCGCCGACCGCTTCGACGAACTGCATCCCGCCGTGCTGGAACTGATCGAGAGCACCATCGAGAAATGTCGTGAGAAGGACGTGAACACGAGCATCTGCGGGCAGGCCGGCTCGAAACCGCGGATGGTCCAACACCTGGTCAACACGGGTGTGAGCTCGATCAGCGCGAACATCGACGCGGTGCGTGACGTCCAACACGAGGCAAAACGCGTCGAGCAGAAGCTGGTATTGGACTCGATCCGCTGA
- a CDS encoding PhzF family phenazine biosynthesis protein yields the protein MDKRVWLIDAFTDEALSGNAAGVVPDAEGLSDDQRQAIARELAVSETAFLSDSERADRRIRYFTPTTEVDLCGHATIASHAHLFERGTLESGAHTLETNVGVLDVEIEPDGTVWMTQDDPRVERVDLAYEDVARAVGIDPAALADVGEDLPLALASTGFPVLVVPVNFLERLGNAAPDDRAVADLCESVGAMGLYAFTFDTLTPEATLHGRTFAPRAGISEDPVTGTASGAAGAYLREFEAFGESGVPEEMVFEQGHFVNRPGEVRVRIDETVRVGGRAVEALSGTLSVPDADENGIVEV from the coding sequence ATGGACAAACGGGTGTGGCTGATCGACGCCTTCACCGACGAGGCGCTGTCGGGTAACGCTGCGGGCGTCGTTCCCGACGCCGAGGGGTTGAGCGACGACCAGCGCCAGGCGATCGCGCGCGAACTCGCGGTCAGCGAGACGGCCTTCCTGAGCGACTCGGAGCGCGCCGACCGCCGGATCCGGTATTTCACCCCGACCACGGAGGTCGACCTCTGTGGGCACGCGACGATCGCGAGTCACGCCCACCTGTTCGAACGAGGGACGCTCGAATCGGGTGCCCACACGCTCGAAACGAACGTCGGGGTGCTCGACGTCGAGATCGAACCCGACGGGACCGTCTGGATGACCCAGGACGATCCACGGGTCGAGCGGGTCGACCTCGCCTACGAGGACGTGGCCCGAGCGGTGGGAATCGATCCCGCCGCGCTCGCCGACGTCGGGGAAGACCTCCCGCTTGCGCTCGCCTCGACGGGGTTTCCGGTCCTGGTCGTCCCGGTGAACTTCCTCGAACGCCTCGGAAACGCCGCCCCCGACGACCGGGCGGTCGCCGACCTCTGTGAATCGGTCGGTGCGATGGGGCTCTATGCCTTCACCTTCGACACCCTCACGCCCGAGGCGACGCTCCACGGCCGGACGTTCGCACCCCGTGCGGGGATCTCAGAGGACCCCGTGACCGGAACCGCAAGCGGCGCGGCCGGGGCCTATCTCCGCGAGTTCGAGGCGTTCGGCGAGAGCGGGGTCCCGGAGGAAATGGTCTTCGAGCAGGGCCATTTCGTGAATCGTCCGGGCGAGGTTCGGGTTCGGATCGACGAGACGGTCCGCGTCGGCGGGCGGGCCGTCGAGGCGCTCTCGGGGACGCTTTCGGTGCCGGATGCGGACGAGAACGGAATCGTCGAGGTGTAA
- a CDS encoding DUF7544 domain-containing protein, with protein sequence MALYAIDNLDDAWAATREFLTPLSVTRLLVLAVIVFFVGGTGSNFGGGGGGGTPSDPTGGEANLDALWSFVVENAIAIGLIGGVLLLLVLGFTFVGALMEFVFVQSLRTDVVRFWGYSRSYLGEGLRLLGFRLVLSILGFLPAAVFLGFGLSAFGAGPLPEVGGTILVVLGILAGLSVLAMALVDSLTTAFIVPVMLVRETGVLDGWRAFWPALTGHWKQYLAYVVAAFVLNIALGIVFVIVLAIVALALGIPLGIVVAGTALLAEAFLAPVAIVFGVLFVLGMIIAALVAQVPIQVYLRYYALLILGDTNDELDPVPEVRRAVRSNPEGGPETI encoded by the coding sequence ATGGCGCTGTACGCGATCGATAACCTGGACGACGCGTGGGCAGCGACTCGCGAGTTCCTGACGCCGCTGTCGGTAACGCGACTGCTCGTCCTCGCGGTGATCGTCTTCTTCGTCGGCGGGACGGGATCGAACTTCGGGGGCGGCGGTGGCGGCGGAACGCCGTCCGATCCCACCGGAGGCGAGGCGAACCTCGACGCGCTCTGGTCGTTCGTCGTCGAGAACGCGATCGCGATCGGGCTGATCGGCGGCGTGTTGCTCCTGCTGGTCCTCGGGTTCACCTTCGTCGGCGCGCTCATGGAGTTCGTCTTCGTCCAGTCGCTTCGCACCGACGTGGTCCGCTTCTGGGGCTATTCGAGGAGCTACCTCGGCGAGGGACTGCGCCTGCTCGGCTTCAGACTCGTCCTCTCGATCCTCGGTTTTCTGCCCGCAGCCGTCTTTCTGGGCTTCGGACTGTCCGCGTTCGGCGCCGGGCCGCTGCCCGAGGTCGGCGGCACGATACTGGTCGTCCTCGGTATCCTCGCCGGCCTTTCCGTCCTCGCGATGGCGCTGGTCGATTCCTTGACGACGGCGTTCATCGTCCCGGTCATGCTCGTCCGGGAAACGGGCGTTCTCGACGGTTGGCGGGCGTTCTGGCCGGCACTCACGGGCCACTGGAAGCAGTATCTCGCCTACGTGGTCGCGGCGTTCGTCCTCAACATCGCGCTGGGAATCGTGTTCGTGATCGTGCTCGCGATCGTCGCGCTGGCGTTGGGGATCCCCCTCGGGATCGTCGTCGCCGGCACCGCGTTGCTCGCCGAGGCGTTCCTCGCACCCGTCGCGATCGTCTTCGGGGTCCTGTTCGTCCTCGGCATGATCATCGCCGCACTGGTCGCACAGGTACCGATACAGGTCTATCTGCGCTACTACGCCCTGTTGATCCTCGGGGACACCAATGACGAACTGGACCCGGTCCCGGAGGTCCGCCGGGCGGTCCGATCGAATCCCGAAGGGGGCCCCGAAACGATCTAA
- a CDS encoding phosphoribosyltransferase yields MSDLPEEFNCTVTNWEYIYGLCRAVSTEVKRSEFEPDVIVALARGGWFAGRCICDFLGLDDLTSLKMEHYVGTAQKSGEPQIRYPMPEGSVQDKDVLIIDDIADTGGSIERAQEYVTDRDANEVHTATLQLLQTSEFEPDFVGERLEEWTWVVYPWNFIEDMIDLISGVMERADEETLSGEDVRHYLAEFHDVERMEMEIAQPNRLNEVLVEMERREVIERAGKNEWRLSD; encoded by the coding sequence ATGTCCGACCTCCCCGAGGAGTTCAACTGCACGGTTACCAACTGGGAGTACATCTACGGACTCTGCCGGGCGGTGAGCACCGAGGTCAAGCGTTCGGAGTTCGAGCCGGACGTGATCGTCGCGCTGGCGCGCGGGGGCTGGTTTGCGGGGCGCTGTATCTGTGATTTCTTGGGACTCGACGACCTGACGAGCCTGAAGATGGAACACTACGTCGGGACGGCTCAAAAGAGCGGCGAGCCCCAGATCCGGTATCCGATGCCCGAGGGATCGGTCCAGGACAAGGACGTTCTGATCATCGACGACATCGCCGACACGGGCGGGTCGATCGAACGCGCCCAGGAGTACGTCACCGATCGCGACGCGAACGAGGTCCACACCGCGACGCTTCAACTGTTGCAGACCAGCGAGTTCGAACCGGATTTCGTCGGCGAGCGCCTCGAGGAGTGGACCTGGGTCGTCTACCCGTGGAACTTCATCGAGGACATGATCGATCTGATCTCGGGGGTCATGGAACGTGCCGACGAGGAGACGCTCAGCGGCGAAGACGTCCGTCACTACCTCGCGGAGTTCCACGACGTCGAACGCATGGAGATGGAGATCGCCCAGCCAAACCGGCTCAACGAGGTGCTCGTCGAGATGGAACGGCGCGAGGTCATCGAGCGCGCCGGCAAGAACGAGTGGCGACTCTCGGACTGA